GGGCAGCAGCAAGAACGAGAAGTTTGTGGTGGACCGCTTGCCCGACGACAAAACCCGCGTGACGGTACAGAAAATCAATAAGGACGGCGAGTTTACTAAAATCCTTTACGACCGTACTTTCGATAACAAAGTCACGCAGGAAGTGCGCCTGTACGGCTTTGCCGGCAACGACATCTACCAGATCAACGGCGATGTGCGGGATGGATTGAAGCTGCGCATTATTGCCGGCACCGACCGCGACTCGATTGTAGATAAATCGAACGTGCGCGGCATCGAGCACCAAACGCACATCTACGACGCCGATACGGGCAACGTCATCATTACGGGCCGCGACACGCGCCTGCGCTTGGAGCCCGGTATTGATGTAAGCCGCTACGATAACCCGAACCGCGCCGACCGTAAAGACTACCGCCTCGATTACCTGGGGCCCGCGCTGTACTTCGGTTACAACGTAGACGACCGGCTGTTTTTCGGCGGCGGTATTACCTACCGCAACTATGCTTTCCGCAAAGAGCCTTTCGCTTCGGATCAATCGTTGGTAGCCAACTATTCGCCTTCGCAGAAAGCCTACAATGTGCGCTACCGGGGCCAGTTTACGGATATGTTTGGCAAGTACGACTTGAACGTAACCGGCCAGCTTTACGGTCCGCAGTTGCTGTACAACTACTTCGGCCTAGGCAACGATACCAAAAACGAAGCTCCCGGTGAGGGTGGCCGCGTCCGAAACCGCGACATTAATGAAACCTACCGCATCCGTTTCTCGCGCTTTTACTTCTCGCCGGTGCTGGAAAAGGATGTGTTTAGCTTCCTCAAAATCGGATTTGGCCCCCAGTATGATCAGTTCCACGTAGAGCGCGACCCCATTGGCAGCCAGATTGCCGCGGGCCTCGACGAAGATAACAACGGTGTAAGCGGCGCGGCCGTGGGCATCCGTTCTTCCGACTTTGGCGTGAACCGCTACGCTGGGGGGCGTTTTTACTTGAATATTGATGCCGCGAGCTCGCCCAAAAATCCGCGCATTGGTCTGCGTTGGTACAACTCGGCGGAGTATAATTTCCAGATGAACGGGGAGAAGCTCAACTTTGGGCGTTTGGCTTCGGAGTTCCGGTTTTATCTCACTCCCAACTTTCCTTTCCAAGTTACCTGGGCCGGCCGCATCGGGGGCGCCCGCAACCTCGGCGACTACCGCTTTTATCAGGCCAATACACTGGGCGGCACTACCAACCTGCGCGGCTACCGCCGCACGCGTTTTGCGGGCCGCAGCACTGTGTATGCCAACGCCGAAGTGCGCCTTCAGCTCTTCACGTTCAACGCTTATCTTTTCCCCGCCAAGATTGGGGTGATGGGGCTCGCCGATGCTGCGCGGGTGTATAGCCAATACGACGAGCGAACTGGCTTGGGCGCTTTCCATTCCGGCGTAGGTGGCGGCGTATGGGCCGATATTCTGAAGCAGTTTGTCGTTAATGCTACCTACTCGGTGGGCGAGGAGAACCTGGTTTTTGTGGGCTTCGACTTCCTGTTTTAAAAGGAGTTTTACTCGCAAAAAATGGTCAGGTGGCAGTGGTTGATAATAGCCCGCCACTTGACCATTTTTTTTGGGCTTAATGGCCTACTGGGTCGGCCATTTTTTGTAAAAAGACGTTAAGCCCAAAACTGAGCACTGGTAGGTTTTGGCGGAAGATTTTCTCGTTTTAATATGACATCTATTTCTGCCTTTTTGCGCCGTGGGGGGCAAATTTTAGGGCTAACAGCTTTCCTCTTACCTGGTATTTGCGCGGAGGCGCAGGTGAAGCCTCCCCGTACGCCTGTATACCCGCGCCCCGCGCCGCCCGCCACCGATTCGCTTGCGCAGGATCAGGTGGGTGAAGACAAGGAATTCGCTAATCCCTCCGTGCTGGGGCAGGGTCCCAGCAAGGGCCTTATCTTTCACTATGAGCGCACTGCCGCTTTTGATATCACCTCCAAGTCGAGGAGTGAAGATTTTGAGGACCGGAAGGGTACGGTGAGCAATAACGACCGCTTTATCGTGAAAGGCTACATTCCAGTCTGGAATCGGCCGCACCTCAAAATGGTGGTGGGCGTAAACTATGAGCGGGAAGAGTTTGAGTTCAAAGACCGCCCCACCGGCTACACGCTCTACGACGAGCTGGAGGAGAAAGGACTTAAAACGCTGGGCACCCAGCTGGTGGTGCTGCGGCCCCTTAATGAGGATAACTTCGTGCTGGGCCGGGTGAAAGGCGAGCTAAACGGCGATTATACTTCCTCGGCGCTCCAGCTCAAGGATTACCTGCGCATGTCGTACGAGCTGGTGTACGGCTGGAAGAAGTCGCCCACGTTTTCGTGGGGCATTGGCGCGCAGCTGGGCTACACCTTTGGTCGGCGCAGCATCTACCCAGCCATCCTGTATAATCGCACCTGGAGCGACCATTGGGGCGTAGAGGCCTTGTTCCCGGCGCGCGTGCTGGTGCGGCACAACGCTTCGGCTAAGTCGCTGCTCTTCGCCGGCTACGAGGTAAACGGCCTGAGCTACATTCTCAAGTTTCGAGAAACCCTGCCCATCGACCCGACCCTCACTACCGTGGAGCTGCGGGAGACAGAAGTGAAAATGCGGGGGCGCTGGGAGCGCGAAATTTATGATTTCCTGTGGTTTGGGGCCGAAGGCGGCTACCGCTACAACAATTCCTTCGACGTATTCGACCGCCGCAACGGCCGCACCAAGGTTATCGACAACAAGCTGGCCGGCACTCCTTATTTCAGCTTGGAACTATTCATTGTGCCGCCCCGTCGCTTTCTGAAGAAATAAGCATTAACGAGGACAACAAAAAAGCCCCCAGACTTACTCTGGGGGGCTTTTTTTTATAGAACAATGAATAGTGTTGGCCACAGCCACAGCTAAGCTGCTGGCTTCTTGCGGGGGGCTTTTTTGCCTGCCGGTTTAGCCGGAGCTTTCTCGGCGGGCCGGGCTTTGCTGAGCTTTTTCAGGTATTCGTAGGTGGCTAGCTGAGCGCGCACTTGGGGGGCTTTTTTATCGTCCTGCCCGATGAAATTGTTATGAAAATCCCGGGACTTTACGTTGTCTTGGCGCTGAAGGTCGAGTAGGTGGCGCACCTCGGCGCGAATCTTAGGATCAAGAATTGGAAAGCCGACCTCTACCCGTCGGTCTAGGTTGCGAGCCATCCAGTCAGACGACGCTACAAATACTTTCTCGTCGCCATTATTCCCGAACACATACACGCGGGCGTGCTCCAAGTAGCGGTCCACGAGGCCGCGCTGCTCGATGTTTTCGCTTTGGCCGGGCACCTGCGGAATAAGGCACGAAATGCCCCGCACCAACAGCTCCACGCGTACGCCGGCCGCGCTGGCCTCGTAGAGCTTATGAATCATGCGCTCATCCTGCAAAGCGTTTACCTTCAGAATGATATAAGCATCCTTGCCCGCTTTGGCCAGCTCTATCTCCTGGTCTACCAGCTCGTTGAGGCGGTCGCGCAGCTCGAAGGGCGCCACTAGCAGATACTCAAATCCGTCTTTGGCCTGCCGGTCGAGGAAGTAGTCGAACACGCGGCTTACTTCCTTGGTCAGGCGCTCATCGGCCGTGAACAGGCCGTGGTCGGCGTAAATCTGGCTGGTTACTTCGTTGAAGTTGCCCGTGCTTAGGTAGGCGTAGCGTTTGGGTTTGCCGTCCTCGGTGCGCGTCACCAAAGCCAGCTTACTGTGAACTTTGAGGTCAGGAATACCGAAAATGACGTTGGCGCCGGCCTTTTGCAGCTTCTCGGCCCAATACATATTCGATTCTTCGTCGAAGCGGGCCTTCAATTCTACTACTACAGTCACCTGCTTGCCCTGCTTGGCGGCCTTCACCAAGGCTTTGGCCACCTCACTTTTGGCCGATACTCGATACAGAGTCACGCCAATACTGGTAACATCCGGATCGAGGGCAGCTTCTGTGAGGAAGCGGGTAACGTAATCGAAGGACTGGTAGGGGAGGTGAAGCAGGTGGTCGCGCTCGGCAATGGCGGCCAGCATGCTGCCTGTGCCGCGCGGCAACGTCGGATGAGGCAGCGGCGGTTGGGGCGGATATGTAAGATCGGGGCGGCCAACGTCGGGGAAGCCAAAAAAGTCGCGGAAGTTGTGGTAGCGGCTTCCTGCCACCAACTCACCTTTGCCAATACCAGTTTTCTGCATTACGGCCCGCAACACTTCCTGGGGCATGGCCGGGTCGTAGAGTAGGCGCGCCGGATAGCCCGTTTCGCGCTTTTGCAGACTGCTCTTAATCTTGGCCATCAGGTTGCCGGATACTTCTTCCTGAATATCCAGTTCCGCATCGCGCGAAATCTTGATGGCATGCACCTGTACTCGCTTGTACTGCGGAAACAGCTCGGTGGCACAGCACCGAATCACGTCGTCCAGAAACAGCACGTAGCGCTCGTCGCCCTCCGCTGGTAGCTGCACAAAACGCCCCCCATGCCGCTTGGTGGGGAGTTCCATCACCAGGATTCGCTCGTCGGGCTGATGCTTTTTCTCCTTCACTGGCTCAGTCAGCAGGAAGGTGAGGTACACGCTTTGGTCCTTAAGAAATAGGTGGTGCAGATTATCATCGAGGCTGACGGGGGAGAGCAGGTCGCGCACGTTGTCGCGGAAATAATCGCAGACCCACTCCAGCTGCGTCTCGCTCAGATCGTGGTCGGAGAGCAGATGAATATGCTGGCGATGCAACTCCGGCAGGATGCTGCCCCGAAATGTGTCGCCAAAGGCTTCCTGCTGCTTATTTACCTCGGCCAGCAGATTTTTGAGCTGTTCCGCGGGGTCTTCGCCTAGCTTGGCGCGGGTTTTTTTCTTGAGCTTTACCAGGCGGCGCAGCGTGGCCACTCGCACTTTGAAATATTCGTCGAGGTTCGACGAAAAGATGGCCATAAACTTCAGCCGCTCCAGCAACGGTACATCCGGACTCTGTGCCTCCTGCAGCACACGGGCATTGAATGCCAGCCAGCTCAACTCCCGGTTCAGCAAAGTGGGGTGGGTCTTGGGGGGCATTTCCATGTGTTTTAAAAGGTAGTTAGATGATGATTCCAGCCAAATAATACATCGGCCAACTGCCTTATACGGCCAGCAGCCTGAATATGAGGTTCTCGGGTGGTATTTCCTGACGAGGTAAGGCTATTCCTTGTGCCGCGGATGATCGTAGAAGTAGTACTCGGCATTGGTGCGGTCAACGTGGGCCCAATGGTTGGTATCGAAGCGCAAACACAGGATAGCGGCCGTAGTCATCTCCGGTATTTGGCTGGGAGAGAGCAAGTTGGCGAAGTCGGTGATGGTGTTGTTGTGGCCCACCAGCAACACAGAGTTGGCTTCATTGGGCAGTTCATGCACCACCCGCATCAGGTCGTTCACGTCAGCCTGGTATATTTTCTCCACTACTTGAATTTGGTCGTGCGGATACTTCAATACGCTGGCCACCAGCGCTGCCGTGCTCAGGGCGCGCACCGCCGGAGAGCTAACCAGCAGGTCGAGCTGCACATTGCGCTTCTCCAACGCCTCGCCCATCGCTGGCGCATCTGTACGCCCCCGACCATTCAGGGGCCGCTCCCGGTCGCTCAGGTCGTCAAAGCTCCAACTGGACTTTGCATGGCGCATCAGATATAAGGTTTTCATAAATAAGAGGGTGGAATGAGGATTCGATACTACAAACGTTACGGGAGTTTTAGCTAAATGCCAACCTATGCCCACGAAGTTAAACGATTCGGACAGCGGGAAAATAGACGAGCATAGAGGTGAAAAGTCCCAAACAACAAGTCAAAATACGGCTGGTCGGGTCTAGGATGCTGCAAATGACAAGCCGTGATTTTTGGGAGCAAAAAAGCCCCCCAGATTCATTCTGGGGGCTTTTTAAGTACTTGCTTAATGATTTATTCTTCCGGCACAGGTTGCTGATTGGGGTAGCGCTGGTAGTGCAGCTTAGCCACATGCCGAGCCAGCAGGCTCCGCAGCTCATCAATATTGGTGCGCTCCTGCGCCGAAATGAAGATAACTGGGTCGTGCATTTTGGCCATGTAGGTGGCCTTCAACTGCTCCAACGAAGGTCGCTCGGGAGCATCTTCGTCGGCATTCATCCCTTCAAACTGCTGCTCCGAAGTGTTGGCCGTGTCAGTGCTGTACTGATCAATCTTGTTGAAGACCAGCAGCATCGGCTTGTCGG
The window above is part of the Hymenobacter radiodurans genome. Proteins encoded here:
- a CDS encoding DUF6268 family outer membrane beta-barrel protein — encoded protein: MTSISAFLRRGGQILGLTAFLLPGICAEAQVKPPRTPVYPRPAPPATDSLAQDQVGEDKEFANPSVLGQGPSKGLIFHYERTAAFDITSKSRSEDFEDRKGTVSNNDRFIVKGYIPVWNRPHLKMVVGVNYEREEFEFKDRPTGYTLYDELEEKGLKTLGTQLVVLRPLNEDNFVLGRVKGELNGDYTSSALQLKDYLRMSYELVYGWKKSPTFSWGIGAQLGYTFGRRSIYPAILYNRTWSDHWGVEALFPARVLVRHNASAKSLLFAGYEVNGLSYILKFRETLPIDPTLTTVELRETEVKMRGRWEREIYDFLWFGAEGGYRYNNSFDVFDRRNGRTKVIDNKLAGTPYFSLELFIVPPRRFLKK
- the ppk1 gene encoding polyphosphate kinase 1, encoding MEMPPKTHPTLLNRELSWLAFNARVLQEAQSPDVPLLERLKFMAIFSSNLDEYFKVRVATLRRLVKLKKKTRAKLGEDPAEQLKNLLAEVNKQQEAFGDTFRGSILPELHRQHIHLLSDHDLSETQLEWVCDYFRDNVRDLLSPVSLDDNLHHLFLKDQSVYLTFLLTEPVKEKKHQPDERILVMELPTKRHGGRFVQLPAEGDERYVLFLDDVIRCCATELFPQYKRVQVHAIKISRDAELDIQEEVSGNLMAKIKSSLQKRETGYPARLLYDPAMPQEVLRAVMQKTGIGKGELVAGSRYHNFRDFFGFPDVGRPDLTYPPQPPLPHPTLPRGTGSMLAAIAERDHLLHLPYQSFDYVTRFLTEAALDPDVTSIGVTLYRVSAKSEVAKALVKAAKQGKQVTVVVELKARFDEESNMYWAEKLQKAGANVIFGIPDLKVHSKLALVTRTEDGKPKRYAYLSTGNFNEVTSQIYADHGLFTADERLTKEVSRVFDYFLDRQAKDGFEYLLVAPFELRDRLNELVDQEIELAKAGKDAYIILKVNALQDERMIHKLYEASAAGVRVELLVRGISCLIPQVPGQSENIEQRGLVDRYLEHARVYVFGNNGDEKVFVASSDWMARNLDRRVEVGFPILDPKIRAEVRHLLDLQRQDNVKSRDFHNNFIGQDDKKAPQVRAQLATYEYLKKLSKARPAEKAPAKPAGKKAPRKKPAA
- a CDS encoding SixA phosphatase family protein, which encodes MKTLYLMRHAKSSWSFDDLSDRERPLNGRGRTDAPAMGEALEKRNVQLDLLVSSPAVRALSTAALVASVLKYPHDQIQVVEKIYQADVNDLMRVVHELPNEANSVLLVGHNNTITDFANLLSPSQIPEMTTAAILCLRFDTNHWAHVDRTNAEYYFYDHPRHKE